The following are encoded together in the Blastocatellia bacterium genome:
- a CDS encoding M4 family metallopeptidase, with protein sequence MKSKGEWSLVVEDKATQDTGTLKSWSLSVDGNPRTTPSVITKTATPNANILDNQTVTSTIDITDEGQLESIKLDTNITHTYRGDLVVKLTSPSGKEAIISNKAGGSADNLILSALDLSAQFPGESIKGQWKMTVQDTAAQDTGKFNSWGLTITKRTTPTPTPTPTPTPTPTPTPTPTPTPTPTPTPTPTGDGTGSTLYRGNNVPMTTTRNADGTFSMRDASRGGSRTLDAQNRTSGSGATNINDNNNVWGEAGDSTRQRSAVDAHYGSRMTWDFYQNILGRNSIDGRGEALISNVHIRSNYNNAYWDGSTMNYGDGDGRTFTPLTTLDIAGHEITHGLTERTAGLIYNAESGGLNEAMSDIFGTGVEWYAAQQTGGQWNWSVGEDAFTPGTPGDALRYMDDPSRDDYSIDNYRDYPRQTEVHGSSGIANNAFYLLVQGGTNRTSGISVANGIGMEKGLKIFYRALSMYMTPNTTFAQARQATINAATDLYGANSTEVQKVRESWTAVGVN encoded by the coding sequence ATGAAAAGCAAAGGCGAATGGTCTTTAGTTGTAGAAGATAAAGCTACTCAAGATACAGGCACATTAAAATCCTGGAGCTTATCTGTTGATGGTAATCCTAGAACTACTCCAAGTGTAATTACCAAAACAGCTACTCCAAATGCAAATATTTTAGATAATCAAACCGTTACTTCAACTATTGATATTACTGATGAAGGCCAACTAGAAAGCATTAAGTTAGATACTAACATTACTCATACATATCGTGGTGATTTAGTTGTTAAATTAACTTCTCCATCAGGTAAAGAAGCTATCATTAGCAACAAAGCTGGTGGCTCTGCTGATAACCTTATTCTTAGTGCCTTAGATCTTTCTGCTCAATTTCCTGGCGAATCTATCAAAGGCCAATGGAAAATGACTGTTCAAGATACTGCTGCTCAAGATACTGGAAAATTCAATTCTTGGGGTTTGACTATTACTAAAAGAACTACACCAACTCCGACCCCAACCCCAACCCCAACCCCAACCCCGACCCCAACCCCAACCCCAACCCCAACCCCAACCCCAACCCCAACCCCAACACCAACAGGTGATGGAACAGGTTCAACACTTTATAGGGGTAATAATGTTCCAATGACTACTACTCGTAATGCAGATGGTACATTTTCAATGAGGGATGCTTCTCGTGGAGGTTCACGCACACTAGATGCACAAAATAGAACCTCTGGTTCTGGTGCAACAAATATCAATGATAATAACAATGTTTGGGGTGAAGCAGGGGATTCTACACGTCAAAGATCCGCAGTTGATGCGCATTATGGTTCTCGTATGACTTGGGATTTCTATCAAAATATATTAGGCCGTAACTCTATTGATGGACGTGGTGAAGCATTAATTTCTAATGTTCATATTAGAAGCAATTACAATAATGCTTATTGGGATGGTTCAACTATGAATTATGGTGATGGTGATGGCCGAACCTTTACACCGCTTACAACCCTTGACATTGCAGGTCATGAAATTACTCACGGTTTAACAGAACGTACTGCTGGCTTGATTTATAATGCTGAATCTGGTGGCTTAAATGAAGCAATGTCTGACATTTTTGGTACTGGTGTTGAATGGTATGCTGCTCAACAAACGGGTGGTCAATGGAATTGGTCAGTAGGTGAAGATGCTTTCACACCTGGCACACCTGGCGATGCTCTACGTTATATGGATGACCCATCAAGAGATGATTATAGTATTGATAACTATCGTGATTATCCAAGACAAACGGAAGTTCACGGTTCATCAGGTATTGCTAACAACGCATTCTATTTATTAGTGCAAGGCGGAACTAATCGCACATCTGGCATTAGTGTAGCAAATGGTATTGGTATGGAAAAAGGTCTTAAGATCTTCTATCGTGCATTAAGCATGTATATGACTCCTAACACAACATTTGCTCAAGCACGTCAAGCTACTATTAATGCTGCTACTGATCTTTATGGAGCTAACTCTACAGAGGTTCAAAAGGTTAGAGAATCTTGGACAGCAGTAGGCGTAAACTAG
- a CDS encoding protein kinase, with amino-acid sequence MSEQEIIANLLTEQDVNLVKKLIALLPIALVYKEENLFSPNQATLKLLGYESTEIITLTDWQEKICAANNYKIENGTSQTLVLIKKDNSHCFSSLTIYKQANFEIWLLQDISYYLRIEQIAKDNEIQMTSIVDSAMDGIISVNREQNILVFNKAAEDIFGYRAEEVIGKPLNLLIPHRFHQTHHKHIHKFEKTGVSTRRMGHLGTITGLKANGEEFPIEASISQVKIQGQMIYTVILRDITERLRLEEELKQAQEEKLARKQEQLLESYKKADQIFSALVEILPNTVLDGKYRLETKIGKGGYGVVYRATHLALNRLVAVKIFRPIAANESQENLSRFRLEGISTCRVNHINAVSILDSGVSLEGIVYLVMELLEGYSLATELEEFKTLSVKRCLELLIPTCNVLAEAHRAGVIHRDIKPDNIFLHKSGDTEIVKVVDFGIAKFLDQSSGMIDLQNLTVQGIILGTPIYMAPERLSNSFYDGRSDVYSLGIMFYQMLCGHPPFEIGLGGIFSVAISHISEKPQMLTSIDADIPLAIEDIVMRTLSKEAVYRPSAEELSQELQKLLQSLSEKELNYNHNLKHKSRTSSTTTETLVI; translated from the coding sequence ATGTCAGAACAAGAAATTATAGCTAATTTACTTACAGAGCAAGATGTTAATTTAGTTAAAAAACTAATTGCATTACTACCAATAGCTTTAGTTTATAAAGAAGAAAATTTATTCTCTCCAAATCAAGCTACCTTAAAATTACTTGGGTATGAAAGCACAGAAATTATTACTTTAACTGATTGGCAAGAAAAAATTTGTGCTGCCAATAATTACAAAATAGAAAATGGTACTTCCCAAACTTTAGTATTAATCAAAAAAGATAACTCTCATTGTTTTTCATCTTTAACAATATACAAACAAGCTAATTTTGAAATTTGGCTGTTGCAAGACATTAGTTATTACTTAAGGATAGAGCAAATAGCAAAAGATAATGAAATACAAATGACTAGCATTGTTGATTCTGCTATGGATGGAATAATTAGTGTTAATAGAGAGCAAAATATTTTAGTTTTTAATAAAGCCGCAGAAGATATTTTTGGTTACAGAGCAGAAGAGGTAATTGGGAAGCCTCTAAATTTACTAATTCCACATCGTTTTCATCAAACACACCATAAACATATACATAAATTTGAAAAAACTGGTGTAAGTACCCGAAGAATGGGACATTTAGGAACAATTACAGGTCTAAAAGCCAATGGAGAAGAATTTCCTATTGAAGCCTCTATTTCTCAAGTAAAAATACAAGGTCAAATGATATACACTGTTATATTACGTGATATAACAGAACGCTTACGATTAGAAGAAGAACTAAAACAAGCCCAAGAAGAAAAATTAGCTCGAAAACAAGAACAATTACTAGAATCTTATAAAAAAGCAGATCAAATTTTTTCTGCTTTAGTAGAAATCCTACCCAACACAGTTTTAGATGGTAAATATCGATTAGAAACTAAAATTGGAAAAGGTGGTTATGGGGTTGTTTATCGAGCAACTCATTTAGCATTAAATCGTTTAGTAGCTGTAAAAATTTTTCGCCCTATAGCAGCTAATGAAAGCCAGGAAAATTTAAGTCGTTTTCGTTTAGAGGGTATTTCAACTTGTAGAGTTAATCATATCAACGCGGTTTCTATCTTAGATTCTGGAGTTTCTTTAGAAGGAATTGTTTATTTAGTAATGGAGCTTTTAGAAGGATATTCCTTAGCTACAGAACTAGAAGAGTTTAAAACTTTGTCTGTTAAACGCTGTTTAGAACTTTTAATCCCTACTTGCAATGTTTTAGCTGAGGCCCATCGTGCAGGAGTAATTCACCGGGATATAAAACCAGACAATATTTTTTTACATAAAAGCGGTGATACAGAAATAGTTAAAGTCGTAGATTTTGGTATTGCTAAGTTTTTAGATCAGTCTTCTGGAATGATAGATTTGCAAAATCTAACAGTACAAGGAATTATTCTAGGCACTCCAATATATATGGCTCCAGAAAGATTAAGTAATTCTTTTTATGATGGTCGTTCTGATGTTTATAGCCTTGGAATTATGTTCTATCAAATGCTATGCGGGCATCCCCCTTTTGAAATAGGATTAGGAGGGATTTTTTCTGTAGCAATTTCACATATTAGTGAAAAACCTCAAATGTTAACAAGCATAGATGCTGATATTCCTCTAGCTATAGAAGATATAGTAATGAGAACTTTAAGCAAAGAAGCCGTCTATCGCCCAAGTGCAGAGGAGCTATCACAAGAATTACAAAAGCTTTTACAATCACTTTCAGAAAAAGAATTAAATTATAACCATAACCTTAAGCATAAATCACGTACTAGTTCTACTACTACTGAAACTTTGGTTATTTAA
- a CDS encoding HD domain-containing protein, whose protein sequence is MYNHQDLLKELNENLSLNKKLNIIHSVLKQKLEFTDRIAVALYDTKTDLLKTFIYSSSEEHPLTFYEAKLSETASLKEIVNLKRPRVVNDLAIFDRNKAKHSQKILASGYGSSYTLPMYLNGTFWGFVFFNSYQKNYFSDEILFDLDIIGHLISSITTNELRTVKTMLAALKTANDMVHYRDPETGGHLNRMARFSRLIAQDLAQHGIYKITDEFIEWIYAFSPMHDVGKIGIPDNVLLKPGKLNTEEFEIMKTHTLKGQAIINSMIENFNLESFDGIDILRNIATCHHETMDGQGYPFGLKNGEIPLEARIIAVADIFDALTSKRPYKLAWSNEDAFSLLERLAKDKLDQNCVSALMRNQDKILEIQVKFQDTE, encoded by the coding sequence ATGTATAACCATCAAGACTTATTAAAAGAATTAAATGAAAACTTATCTTTAAACAAAAAATTAAATATTATTCATAGTGTCTTAAAACAAAAACTAGAATTTACTGACCGAATAGCGGTTGCACTTTATGACACTAAAACAGACCTCTTAAAAACCTTTATTTATAGCAGTAGTGAAGAACATCCCTTGACTTTTTATGAAGCCAAATTATCGGAGACCGCATCATTAAAAGAAATTGTTAATCTTAAACGGCCTAGAGTAGTTAATGATTTAGCTATTTTTGACCGTAACAAAGCTAAACATTCACAAAAAATTCTTGCTTCTGGCTATGGTTCTAGTTACACATTACCTATGTACTTAAATGGTACATTTTGGGGATTTGTTTTTTTTAATTCCTACCAGAAAAATTACTTCTCTGATGAAATTCTTTTTGACCTGGATATAATTGGGCATCTAATTTCTAGTATTACTACTAATGAGTTAAGAACCGTTAAAACAATGCTTGCTGCACTAAAAACGGCTAATGATATGGTGCATTATCGTGATCCTGAGACTGGCGGACACTTAAATAGAATGGCAAGATTTTCCCGTCTAATTGCCCAAGACCTGGCTCAACACGGAATTTATAAAATTACTGATGAATTTATTGAATGGATTTACGCATTTTCACCTATGCATGATGTTGGCAAAATAGGTATTCCCGATAATGTTTTATTAAAACCAGGAAAGCTTAATACAGAAGAGTTTGAAATTATGAAAACTCATACTCTTAAAGGTCAAGCTATAATTAATTCCATGATTGAAAATTTCAACTTAGAATCCTTTGATGGTATTGATATATTACGTAATATTGCAACTTGCCATCATGAAACAATGGACGGCCAAGGCTATCCCTTTGGACTAAAAAATGGAGAAATTCCTCTAGAGGCAAGAATAATTGCTGTTGCAGATATTTTTGACGCGCTAACTAGCAAAAGACCTTATAAACTGGCTTGGTCTAATGAAGATGCTTTTTCTCTATTAGAAAGACTAGCTAAAGATAAGTTGGATCAAAATTGTGTGTCAGCATTAATGCGCAATCAAGATAAAATTTTAGAAATACAAGTTAAATTTCAAGACACAGAATAA
- a CDS encoding ferritin-like domain-containing protein, producing MSKSDGVDLEKRSFIHKLTGAGALTMLAQVLGPAANPNLAAIAAQKPSKGGDVALLNEAILLEQKAVNTYQAALQADLIKTPALVDAAFAFVIDHQYHRETISRFVRGTLKATPPITDDKKIGTFPVPESVLKGKEADVLRYALTLEVIASKTYLDFLSGKLNTPDAKGLIASILAVETQHVAVSRTALMLVLKDKGLAEDKQLVPFPFFNEQPTPAVPA from the coding sequence ATGAGTAAGAGTGATGGTGTTGATCTTGAGAAAAGAAGTTTTATTCATAAATTAACTGGGGCTGGGGCTTTAACAATGCTAGCTCAAGTGCTTGGCCCGGCAGCTAATCCTAATCTAGCCGCAATTGCAGCACAAAAGCCTTCTAAAGGTGGAGATGTAGCTCTTCTTAATGAGGCAATTTTATTAGAGCAAAAAGCTGTAAATACTTATCAAGCCGCACTACAAGCAGATTTAATTAAAACACCTGCTTTAGTTGATGCTGCCTTTGCTTTTGTCATTGATCATCAATACCATCGGGAAACTATTTCACGTTTTGTTAGAGGGACTCTTAAAGCTACTCCTCCTATAACAGATGATAAAAAAATAGGTACTTTTCCTGTACCTGAATCAGTCTTAAAAGGCAAAGAAGCTGATGTTCTACGTTATGCACTAACTTTAGAAGTTATTGCATCTAAAACATATTTAGATTTTCTTAGTGGTAAACTAAATACCCCTGATGCTAAAGGGCTTATCGCTTCTATTTTAGCAGTAGAAACCCAACATGTAGCTGTTAGCCGCACTGCTCTAATGTTAGTACTTAAAGACAAAGGATTAGCAGAAGATAAACAATTAGTTCCTTTTCCATTTTTTAATGAACAACCCACTCCAGCAGTACCAGCTTAA
- a CDS encoding ferritin-like domain-containing protein, whose protein sequence is MQKKINLVEIARRDLLKMAAMTGTVGIINALGAALNPTLAMVANMPQKGKGKGAAKTEPGASTGKVDPKANDIAIANMAIQLEQRAINTYLGLKKEKILVSKPLLDVTAQFSDDHLAHREALIKAVKALGGEVANYKGLGTFPIPAQILKKESEAVRYGMALELIASKVYLDAFKNKLKTPEGQNLIITILPVETQHVGVLRTVLKFVVDKNNKDNQILPYPTLEEEPMPAMPQGFSWDFNA, encoded by the coding sequence ATGCAAAAAAAGATTAATTTGGTTGAAATAGCACGTAGAGATCTGCTCAAAATGGCAGCAATGACAGGAACTGTTGGAATAATTAATGCACTTGGTGCTGCACTAAATCCTACTTTAGCAATGGTTGCTAATATGCCTCAAAAAGGCAAAGGTAAAGGCGCGGCTAAAACTGAACCTGGGGCTTCTACTGGAAAAGTTGATCCAAAAGCTAATGACATAGCTATTGCTAATATGGCAATTCAACTAGAACAAAGGGCTATAAATACTTATTTAGGCTTAAAAAAAGAAAAAATTCTTGTTAGTAAACCTCTTTTAGATGTAACTGCACAATTTTCTGATGACCATTTAGCTCATAGAGAAGCTTTAATTAAAGCTGTAAAAGCATTAGGTGGTGAGGTAGCTAACTATAAAGGGCTAGGCACATTCCCTATACCAGCACAAATCTTAAAGAAAGAGTCTGAAGCTGTTCGCTATGGCATGGCATTAGAATTAATTGCATCAAAAGTTTACCTTGATGCTTTTAAGAATAAGCTCAAAACTCCAGAAGGTCAAAATTTGATTATTACTATTTTGCCTGTAGAAACTCAACACGTTGGCGTGCTTCGTACAGTGTTAAAATTTGTTGTGGATAAAAACAATAAAGACAACCAAATATTGCCTTATCCAACATTAGAAGAAGAGCCAATGCCAGCAATGCCTCAAGGGTTTTCTTGGGATTTTAATGCTTAA
- a CDS encoding TonB-dependent receptor has protein sequence MSQKLVLLLSLIVFLFIFSPQAIIAQSSSPTSSSVVGIVSDTTGAVIVGASITLRNISTNLERETQVNDQGFYSLTQLPPGEYQVIVEANGFSTSKNEKLILSLGTTALLDVTLNLSQENNVIEVIDSAIINQGKTESSTNVDRQTIADLPINRRDFLEFALTSARVTKDANRSQGVLTTSGLSINGQNPRTNNLTIDGLSNNEFASGGRLSPFSQEAVQEFQVITNSFSAEIGRTLAGTINIVTKGGSNELKGNLFSLYRSDELSARNAFSATNPEFKQHQFGSTLGGAIKENKAFFFASFERLSIKQNNIVTISDETLASIRRQGFSQNNGAIPFSIANTGVLLRSDFLVSNNDTLWIRYNGNTSYNGALEQFGGLVGDTAGGQFRANDNSIALNNTYFNSNGLVNETRFIFSRLNRKTTPIGTQPQVQLVAPEGTINIGQNIVLPQQTRQRLYQLVNNTSIGYKNQNVKFGVDLIYLQSLPGTFIQQFVNGTYNFTPLNFSEITGIAGLPDFTGLEAFDPSLRSSEQRAFLNFLAANPNNIFPGLPPGLPLADLPIPRLFAQGFGNGQVSLKAFSFGTFLQDDIKIKPNLIIKLGLRYDINRVTNIPNNSGNFSPRISFSYTPSKTSNLNISGNYGLFFGLPIGAISGVLDSFKNGFRSLTLFLPTSALPLTLPDKRFPISNDLPTGVPFIPQLSFQSQIDRNFLSSYSQQANLNISYLLKKNTQLSIEYTFVRGLRLISMRDINPIVRPIAIDPIGSFVSGRVDPSQGTLLNIESAYDSYYHALTLSIKRRLQNRAALLASYTYSKSIDNSSDFSIVIAEVGNPLKPGSERGLSLQDIRNRLVFSGIFDISYNKNFLLKDLQVSSIITLESGRPYNLLAGVDLDLSGDANPTDRPTAIGRNVGILPGFANIDLRLIKSVKFQEKYNAQIIFEVFNLFNRVNISDINRTFPPDKNGNFNLPAQENGRFIAPVERFRGAFSPRQLQIGLKLSF, from the coding sequence ATGTCTCAAAAGTTAGTTTTGTTATTAAGTTTAATAGTATTTTTATTTATATTTTCCCCTCAAGCAATTATTGCTCAGTCTAGTTCCCCAACAAGTAGTTCAGTAGTTGGAATAGTAAGCGATACAACAGGCGCAGTAATAGTTGGTGCTAGCATTACACTACGTAATATTAGTACTAATTTAGAGCGCGAAACCCAAGTTAATGATCAGGGGTTTTACTCATTAACACAGTTACCTCCTGGTGAATATCAAGTTATTGTTGAAGCTAATGGATTTAGCACATCAAAAAATGAAAAACTTATTTTAAGTCTTGGGACTACAGCTTTATTGGATGTAACATTAAACCTTTCTCAGGAAAATAATGTAATTGAAGTAATAGATTCTGCAATAATTAATCAGGGCAAAACTGAAAGTAGCACCAATGTTGATCGTCAGACAATTGCAGATTTACCAATAAATAGACGAGATTTCTTAGAGTTTGCACTTACTTCAGCCCGTGTTACAAAAGATGCAAACCGTAGCCAAGGTGTACTAACAACTTCTGGTTTATCAATCAACGGGCAAAATCCACGAACAAATAATTTAACTATTGATGGTTTGTCTAACAATGAATTTGCTAGTGGTGGGAGATTATCACCTTTTAGCCAGGAAGCCGTCCAAGAATTTCAAGTAATTACCAATAGTTTTTCTGCTGAAATTGGGCGCACTTTAGCAGGCACAATTAATATTGTTACTAAAGGTGGAAGTAATGAATTAAAAGGTAATTTATTTTCACTTTATCGTAGTGATGAACTAAGTGCAAGGAATGCTTTTTCTGCTACAAACCCAGAATTTAAACAACATCAATTTGGGTCAACTCTTGGTGGTGCAATAAAAGAAAACAAAGCTTTCTTTTTCGCTTCATTTGAACGCCTGTCAATAAAACAAAACAATATTGTTACTATTTCTGATGAAACTTTAGCCTCAATTAGACGACAAGGTTTTTCTCAAAATAATGGAGCAATTCCTTTTTCAATTGCTAATACGGGGGTACTTTTACGCTCAGATTTTCTAGTTTCTAATAATGACACTTTATGGATACGCTATAACGGCAACACTTCATACAATGGGGCTTTAGAGCAGTTTGGTGGGCTAGTAGGTGATACGGCTGGCGGACAATTTAGAGCCAATGATAATTCAATTGCTCTAAACAACACTTATTTTAATAGCAATGGTTTAGTTAATGAGACTAGATTTATTTTTTCACGCTTAAACCGTAAAACTACGCCTATAGGAACACAGCCCCAAGTTCAACTTGTTGCCCCTGAAGGAACTATAAACATAGGTCAAAACATAGTTTTACCTCAACAAACTCGGCAAAGATTATATCAGCTAGTAAATAACACTAGTATTGGTTATAAAAATCAAAATGTAAAATTTGGGGTAGATTTAATTTATCTTCAATCACTCCCAGGGACTTTTATTCAGCAATTTGTTAACGGAACCTATAATTTTACCCCCCTAAATTTTAGTGAAATTACAGGAATTGCTGGACTACCAGATTTTACAGGCTTAGAAGCTTTTGACCCTAGTTTGCGTAGTTCTGAACAAAGAGCTTTTCTTAACTTTCTTGCTGCTAATCCAAATAATATTTTTCCAGGTCTACCCCCAGGACTACCTCTAGCCGATCTACCTATACCAAGGCTTTTTGCTCAAGGTTTTGGCAATGGTCAAGTTTCATTAAAAGCATTCTCTTTTGGGACATTTTTGCAAGATGATATAAAAATCAAGCCTAATCTAATCATTAAATTAGGTTTACGTTATGATATAAATAGAGTTACTAATATTCCTAATAACAGTGGAAATTTTAGCCCAAGGATATCTTTTTCTTATACCCCTAGCAAAACAAGTAACTTAAATATTAGTGGTAATTACGGTTTATTTTTTGGCCTACCAATTGGAGCTATTAGCGGGGTGTTAGATAGTTTTAAGAATGGCTTTCGCTCATTAACATTATTTCTACCTACTTCTGCTTTACCTTTAACATTGCCAGACAAAAGATTTCCTATTAGTAATGATTTGCCCACAGGAGTTCCTTTTATCCCTCAATTATCTTTTCAATCACAAATTGATAGGAATTTCTTAAGTAGCTATAGCCAACAAGCAAACTTAAATATTAGTTATTTATTAAAGAAAAATACTCAATTAAGCATAGAATATACTTTTGTTCGTGGTCTTAGGCTTATTTCAATGCGTGATATAAATCCTATAGTCCGGCCAATAGCAATTGATCCTATAGGTAGTTTTGTTAGCGGAAGAGTAGATCCAAGCCAAGGAACTCTTCTAAACATAGAATCAGCTTATGATAGCTATTATCATGCTTTAACTTTATCTATAAAACGTAGACTACAAAACAGAGCAGCCTTGCTTGCTAGCTACACTTATTCTAAATCTATTGATAACTCTAGTGACTTTAGTATTGTTATAGCTGAAGTAGGAAATCCATTAAAACCAGGTAGTGAAAGAGGTCTTTCATTACAAGATATTAGAAACAGACTAGTTTTTTCTGGTATTTTTGATATTAGTTACAATAAAAATTTTTTATTAAAAGATTTACAAGTATCTAGTATTATTACCCTAGAGTCGGGTAGACCTTATAATTTACTTGCAGGGGTAGATTTAGATTTAAGCGGTGATGCAAATCCAACAGATCGTCCAACTGCTATTGGCCGTAATGTGGGTATATTGCCAGGGTTTGCTAATATAGATCTTCGACTTATTAAAAGTGTAAAATTTCAAGAAAAATATAATGCTCAAATCATTTTTGAAGTATTTAATTTATTTAATCGAGTAAATATTAGTGATATAAATCGCACTTTTCCACCTGATAAAAATGGGAATTTTAACTTGCCTGCTCAGGAAAATGGACGCTTTATTGCACCAGTTGAACGCTTTCGAGGGGCTTTTTCTCCTCGTCAATTACAAATTGGATTAAAACTTTCTTTTTAA
- a CDS encoding HlyD family efflux transporter periplasmic adaptor subunit, producing MAFSRKKKIGVFLLVVIIAGAVITASVMSSNKAVTEVQISPVKKRDLLESKVTASGEVRPVKFYNLTAEVAGRVTNIYVKEGDVVKANQPLLKVDPTIQANQAASQEAILRSEEQNARSAEIEWRAAENNVNSAKNAILGAEADLKRAQADLILAEAEYQRSVDMVEAGVFSKAQFDAAKARRDVAVATIDSQKARIKQLEDSLKNAEAAVKRSESTYKSTVERIGATKAQLFTAQDQLSKTIRNSPINGVVSSLPVKEGEFVLASFNSSPLVMIADMADVNVEVKVDETDIANVRTGQPAKVKVDALGETEIDGEVTEIGHSAVTRSGQTIAQTSTSQEAKDFKVVIKLKANLETLNRLRPGMSATATVTTDTRNSVLAIPLQALVIKDLAEEKKAQEKPAANEAQKVETEQAKKREEVQGVYVVKDNKAEFVVVKTGITGDTDIEVIEGLTESDKIVTGPFRELRNLKSGTEIKQESANKANKEKDEK from the coding sequence ATGGCATTTAGTAGAAAAAAGAAAATAGGCGTTTTTTTATTAGTAGTAATAATTGCTGGTGCAGTAATTACAGCTAGTGTAATGTCTAGCAACAAAGCTGTCACCGAAGTTCAAATTTCCCCTGTAAAAAAACGAGATCTCCTCGAATCTAAAGTGACTGCTTCTGGAGAAGTACGTCCAGTCAAGTTTTATAATTTAACAGCAGAAGTTGCAGGCCGAGTTACAAATATTTATGTAAAAGAAGGCGATGTAGTTAAAGCTAATCAACCCCTCTTAAAAGTTGACCCTACAATACAAGCTAATCAAGCAGCTAGCCAGGAAGCTATTCTAAGATCAGAAGAACAAAATGCTAGATCAGCGGAAATTGAATGGCGAGCAGCAGAAAATAATGTTAATAGTGCAAAAAATGCTATTTTAGGTGCTGAAGCTGATCTTAAACGCGCCCAAGCAGATTTAATTTTAGCTGAAGCAGAATATCAAAGATCTGTTGATATGGTAGAGGCAGGCGTTTTTTCTAAAGCTCAATTTGACGCTGCTAAAGCTCGTAGAGATGTAGCTGTTGCAACTATAGATAGCCAAAAAGCTAGAATTAAGCAATTAGAAGATAGCTTAAAAAATGCTGAAGCGGCTGTAAAACGTTCAGAAAGTACATATAAATCTACTGTTGAACGTATTGGCGCAACTAAAGCTCAATTATTTACTGCCCAAGACCAATTATCAAAAACTATTAGAAATTCTCCTATTAATGGGGTTGTTTCTAGTTTACCAGTCAAAGAAGGTGAGTTTGTCTTAGCTAGCTTTAATAGCTCTCCATTAGTTATGATTGCTGATATGGCAGATGTCAATGTTGAAGTAAAAGTTGATGAAACCGATATTGCTAATGTTAGAACAGGTCAACCTGCTAAAGTAAAAGTTGATGCTTTAGGCGAAACTGAAATTGATGGAGAAGTAACAGAAATAGGCCATAGTGCTGTTACTCGTTCAGGTCAAACTATTGCACAAACTAGTACATCCCAAGAAGCAAAAGATTTTAAGGTTGTAATAAAATTAAAAGCTAACCTAGAAACACTTAATAGACTCCGTCCAGGTATGTCTGCTACCGCTACTGTTACTACAGATACACGAAACAGCGTTTTAGCTATTCCACTTCAAGCACTTGTGATTAAAGATTTGGCTGAAGAGAAAAAAGCACAAGAAAAACCAGCAGCTAATGAAGCACAAAAAGTGGAAACAGAACAAGCTAAAAAACGTGAAGAAGTTCAAGGTGTTTATGTAGTAAAAGATAATAAAGCAGAATTTGTTGTTGTTAAAACAGGCATTACTGGTGATACAGATATAGAAGTAATTGAAGGATTGACTGAATCTGATAAAATTGTTACTGGGCCATTTCGTGAGTTACGAAACTTAAAATCTGGTACTGAAATTAAACAAGAGTCTGCAAACAAAGCCAATAAGGAGAAAGACGAGAAGTAA